The genomic segment TATATCAACTCGTTAATAATGTGTTTATATTAGGCATTTTTGTTCTTGGCAGTTGGTTATTGTTTTTAGGGCGTAATCAACAAAAAAGAAAGAAAAGAACGTATTTATTGATTGGTGTGTTTTTAGCACTATTTGCATTATTGTCTCTGGGTGGAGTTTGGTATATGTTAATAGTAGCTGTTATCTTTTTTTATCTAACATATGGAAAGTCCGTATCAAAAATGGATACTTTTAATTTTCAACAAGCACCATGGAATGAAAAAGAAATGATCGTAGTAGAAACAACGGATAATCTACCCAAAAATGCTAAGCGTTTTAAAAGAAATTGGTTAGGAAATGAACGAATCGGTAGTACAGTATTTGAATGGGATGATATTAACTTTTCAATTTTTATGGGAGATACGATAGTTGATCTGGGAAATACCATTTTGCCAAAAAATGATAGCTATATTGTGATTCGAAAAGGTTTTGGGAAAACACGGATTTTGGTTCCAAGTGGAATGGGCATAATGATTGAGCATAGTGCGATCAAAGGGAAAATTTCTTTCGAGGAACAACATTATATTTTGGATAATGAATCGATTAAAATGTATAGTAAGCAGTATGAGAGCCAAGCTAGAACAATAAAAATCATAACGAATGTGTTGGTGGGAGATTTAGAGGTGATCGCTATATGAAACAAAAAAGAATAACCTCTCTTTTTTTTACCACTAGCATCATCATTTTCATTTTGTTATTTGTCATTACAGTAAGCTATAGTTATGCTGTGTCATCTGAAAGCTGGTATTTGGATGTTTTTACTGCCCGTTTCTTTTATATTCCATTTATATGGTACTTATTGGCTGCCTCAGTAGCGATTGGTCTAACTGTGTCAACCATTATTTACTATATAAATAAACGGCAGTGGCATCAAATTGAAGAAACGCTCCATCTTCTGATTGAAGCCAATTATTCAAAAGGTATATTTGAAGAAATGCTCATAAAAAATAAAGAAGACTATTATTTTACTGATGAATTAAATCAATCGCTAGTAGATATTCGAGAAAAATTAGTAACTTTAGCAAATGAGGTACAATTAAATAACAATACACCAAATTCTATTAATGGACAAACAAAGGAAGAAATATTAGTGTCAGAACGTCATAGACTGGCACGTGAGCTGCATGACTCAGTCAGTCAACAATTGTTTGCAGCTATGATGATGCTTTCCGCTCTAAATGAACAAATGGACGAATCAAAGGGCGCTCTGCAAAAACAAGTAAGACTAATAGAATCGATTGTAAATGAAGCACAATCAGAGATGCGCGCGCTATTACTTCATTTAAGACCGGTTAATTTAGAAGGAAAATCATTGAAAAAAGGAATTGAACAACTCTTAAATGAGCTTCGAACTAAAATACAAATTGAAATGAAATGGGATATCGAAGATGTTTGTTTAACCAATGGGATAGAAGACCATCTTTTCCGAATCGTTCAAGAATTACTTTCCAATACATTACGTCATTCAAAAGCAAAAGAGTTAGAAGTCTATTTACATGTTATTGACCAATCTGTATTGTTAAGAGTAATCGATGATGGAATTGGATTTAATACAGAAGAAAGTAAAGCTGGAAATTATGGCTTGCAGAATATTAAGGAACGTGTATTAGGTATGGGCGGAACATGTAAAATTATTAGTTTTAAAAATAAGGGAACAAGTATTGAAATTAAAATACCACTGATGAATAAAATTGAAAAAGGGGAGGTATACAATGATTAAGGTACTATTGATTGATGATCATGAAATGGTTCGATTAGGTGTTTCTTCTTACTTGTCTATCCAAAGTGATATAGAAGTCATAGGAGAAGCTGAAAACGGTAAAATTGGTTATGAAAAAGCAATAGAGCTGCGTCCAGATGTTATCTTGATGGATTTGGTTATGGATGTCATGGATGGAATCGAGTCAACAAAAGCTATTATGAAGGAATGGCCAGATGCTAAAATTGTTATCGTAACAAGCTTTATTGATGATGAGAAAGTCTATCCAGCATTAGAAGCGGGGGCATCAAGTTATATCTTGAAAACCTCTACAGCAAGCACCATTGCTAATGCCATTCGTTCTACATATAAAGGAGAAACGATTCTTGAACCTGAAGTTACAGGGAAAATGATGGAACGTTTGACTAAAAAACAAGTTCGTCAGTTACATGAAGATTTAACGAACCGTGAACAAGAAATTTTGATGTTGATCGCACAAGGAAATTCGAACCAAGAAATTGCAGATGCTCTTTTTATTACGCTTAAAACGGTTAAAACGCATGTGTCAAATATTTTGGCTAAGTTGGAAGTAGATGATCGCACACAAGCTGCTATTTATGCCTTTAAACATCATCTCATTGAATAAAAGTAAACGCTGGTTAGATTAGTTAAAGTAAATTAAAGTAAATTAAAGTAGAAGAAAAGTTGGTGAAGAGATGAAGAAGAATTTCGCAATTATCGGATTAGGTCGTTTTGGCAGCAGTATCTGTCGAACTCTCGTAGAAAGTGGACATGATGTATTGGCAATTGATTCTAATGAAGATAGGGTAAATGAGTACATGAATATAGCGACTCATGCAGTAGTGGCTAATGCTCAAGATGAAAGTGTGTTAAGGTCATTAGGAATTCGAAATTTTGATCACGTTATAATAGCGATAGGTGAAGATATTCAAGCCAGTATTTTAACAACGTTAATGATTAAAGAAATGGGTAATCCTTATATCACAGCTAAAGCACAAAATGAATATCACGGAAAAGTATTAGAAAAAATAGGGGCAGATTATGTCGTTCATCCTGAAAGAGATATGGGAATTCGGATTGGTCACCATTTGGTTTCAAATAATGTTGTGGATTACCTTGAATTATCGGATAAATACTCATTAGTTGAGTTAAAAGTAACCAATCCAAAGTTCTTCGATAAAACACTTCTTGAATTGGATTTCAGAAAACGATTTGGGTTAAATGTTATTGGTATTCGAAGAGGACAAGAGATGATTATATCTCCGGCTGCTGAGGCAATCATTCGAGTGGACGATACACTAATGGTTGTGGGTGGAAACAAAGAAATTGACTGGTTAGAAAACCAAATGCCTTAAGAAGACCGGTTTATTAGCGTCAAAATATGCCGTTGAATCGTTAAATATGTTAATATTAATAAGGATGATAAGTTCTTATGAGAGGAGGATTCACAGAACTGGTTTCTGTGAAACTTACTATGAAAATTGATATAACAGAAAGTGCAAGAGAATGGTTTGAAAATGAGGTTGGACTTAAAAAAGGCAGTGGAGTAAGGTTTTCAGGTAAAGTATATGGAAACACGGAAGTACACGAAGGCTTTTCAGTGGGTATGGAAGTAGGACAACCAAGTGATATTTTAGCTGAAACAACGATTAATGGAATCATTTATTTTATTGACAAGCATGATGAATGGTTTTTTAGTGGATATGATTTGCAAGTTAGTTTTGATAAAAAACGAGATGAACCGATTTATCACTTTATTGAACAAAAATAAAAAAAGCCGTTTACAACATCCTTAAGAGTGTTGTAAACGGCTTTTTTCGACTAAACCGGCATAATAACTGGTAAAATCATTGGGTGACGTTCAGTACGTTCATATAAGAAAGGTTTTAAGCTCTCAATAATCGTATTTTTTAATGATTGTTCGGTTACTTTATCATTTGCTAAACTTTTATTTAAACTTTTTGTCATCACTTGCTGTGCATCATTTATCAATTCTCCTGATTCACGCATATAGATAAATCCACGAGAAAGAATATCTGGACCAGCTAAGACTTCTTTTGATTTGTAATCGATCGTGACAACCACAACCACTAGACCTTCTTCAGATAAAAGTTTGCGATCTCGTAATACGACATTACCAATATCGCCGATCCCTTTACCATCTACATACACATCTCCAGCTTCGAAATGACCAGCTTCTCTAGCACTATCAGCTGTCAGAGCAATAACATCTCCATTATCTAAGATGAAAGAATTTTCTTTAGGTATTCCTACTAATTCAGCAAGTCCAGCATGAATTTTTTGCATTCTGTACTCACCGTGGACAGGAATAAAGTATTTAGGTTTCATTAAACGGAGCATCAATTTTTGTTCTTGTTGACCACCATGTCCAGAAGTATGAACATTATTTACTCGTCCATGAATAACATTTGCACCAGCTTCAGAAAGTAAATTAATCAGACGATTTACACTTGAAGTGTTTCCTGGAATAGGAGAGCTTGAAAAGATAACTGTATCTCCAGGCTGAATAGAGATTTGACGATGGGTACCGTTAGCAATACGGCTTAAAGCTGCCATCGGTTCTCCCTGAGATCCAGTACATAGAATAATGCTTTCCTTTGCAGGAAGACGATTAATTTCTCTAGGTTCAATAAATGTTTCTTCTGGAGCTGTAATATAGCCTAATTGACGGCCAGTTGTAACAGAAGATTCCATACTGCGACCAAAAACAGCTATTTTTCGTTCTGTTTTAATCGCTGCATTTGCAACTTGTTGCAAACGAGAAATGTTAGAAGCAAAAGTAGCAAAAATAATACGTCCTTCTACTTTTTGCATGATACTCGTAATGGATTCTCCAACAACTTGTTCAGATTTAGTGAAAGTAGGCACTTCAGCATTTGTACTATCTGAAAGTAAAGCTAATACACCTTCATCACCGATTTTAGCCATCCGATGCAAATTCGCAGGTTCTCCAACTGGAGTAAAGTCAAATTTATAATCACCAGTCAATACAATGTTGCCTGGTGGAGTTTTAACAACAATACCAAAAGCTTCGGGAATACTGTGTGTTGTTCTGAAGAAACTTACGCTTGTTTTACGGAACTTAATCACATCATCTTCACCAATCTCATGTAATTCAGTATCACGTAATAAACCGTGTTCAGTTAATTTATTGCGAATCAAAGCTGAAGCAAGTGGTCCAGCATAGATAGGAATATTAGCTTGTCTTAATAGGAAAGGAATACCGCCAATATGATCTTCATGTCCATGTGTGATCACTAAAGCTTTTACTTTATGGATATTTTGAACGATATAACTGTAATCTGGAATGACATAGTCGATACCTAATAAATCATCTTCAGGGAACTTAATACCTGCGTCAATAATAATGATCTCATCTTGAAATTGAACACCATAGGTATTTTTACCAATTTCCCCTAAACCCCCAATGGCAAAGACAGCAGCTTCATTATTTTTTATAGAAGGTTTCATTAGTTAAACTCCGTTAACTTGAAATCTGGACTATTTTGTTCATATTCAAGATACTTTCCATCAATTTGTTGAACAAATTCAATATTGTAGGGGGTATTTTGTTCAACTATTGCTCGTGCTGCAACAACTGTTTCAGCTTCCAAATAAAGAGTTTTAGTGTCTTCTCTTTTGGGGTTTCTTAATTTTGTTTCTTGATAATTAACTTTAAAAATCATTTAATTCTCTCCTCTTTATACGTTCGTTCTTTATTGAAGAACGTCAAATTATTTTTATGAAAAATTGGTGAAGTGTTTTGCATTACGAAAAATCAACCAGTGAAGGACTTTCAGTGGTGATTAAACGAAAACCACGTCAGTTTAATTCCTTAACATGAATGTAAAGCTGCTAGAAACAAATTCTGATCCATTCTTTTATTCAGTTTAGTATTTTTCCCGAACGAGTGGTTGTGGTAAGTACACAACAGCTATTATTATTTTAACATAATTCATTAATTAAGTATAGAAAGTTAGTTGTTTGGAGATTGACAGGTTAAATTTGCTAAACGATATAAAAAAATTAGAAGTTTGCCCTTCATTATAAAAAATATGCTATAGTAAAATAGATATTTTTTTGTGCGGTATATTAAATAAATAATTGAGTAATAAGATTCATTATATTTGATAGCTATAAACAAAAAAACTGTAAGGTATCTATTATATTTTAAGGAGATGAGAAAATGAATTTAATGTGGAGATATACTATGAAATATAAAAAATTAGTATTCTTAAATTTTTTATGTGTTTTTGGGTTTATCCTGATTGAATTAGGGCTGCCCACATTATTGGCTCAGCTGATCAATAAAGGGTTGATGTTTAATGACTTTGATGTCGTAACTTACTATGGGAAATGGATGCTTGTTATTTCTGTGATCGGGTTGTTTGGATTAATTGGCTTGGCATATACCGTTAGTAAAATTACTACAAGGATCGTTCAAGATATCCGTAATGATATCTTTGAAAAAGTTCAGTCTTTTTCTCATAAAGAATACAATGAATTTGGCGTCTCATCTTTAGTAACACGTACAACAAATGATGCTTTCCAGATAATGGTGTTTTTACAGATGGTACTTCGGATAGGAATGATGACGCCGCTTATGTTCATTTCTAGTTTTGTGATGATCGTGCGTACAAGTCCGTCATTATCTTATATCGTGTTGATTGCGGTTCCTTTTCTCTTAGGAAGTGTTTATTTTATAGGAAAGTATTCAGGTCCGTTATCCAATAAACAACAAACAAATTTAGATGATATTAATTTAAACCTACGAGAAAACTTAACTGGATTAAGAGTTATACGTGCATTTGTAAAAGAAAAATTCCAAGAAAATAGATTTTATGAAGTAAATGAAAATTATATGACTGTTTCTAAAAAGCTATTTAAACTGATGGCTTTAGCAATGCCGATTTTTTCAATAGTATTTAACTGTATTTTTGCGATTGTGATTTGGCTAGGAGCTATCGAAATAAACGCTGGTGATTTACAAGTCGGAAGTTTAGTAGCCTTTATTGAGTATATCTTCCATGCACTTTTTTCATTTATGATGTTCGCTAATATCTTTACGATGTACCCAAGAGCAGCAGTTTCTGCAAGACGTATCCAAGAGATATTCGATACTAAACCTTCTATTACTGAAAATGAAAATGGAATAACAGAAACAAAAACACATGGTTACCTAGCATTTGAAAATGTAACTTTTGCGTATCCAGGTAATACAGAAGAACCCGTGATCGAAAACATTAGTTTTACAGTTAGACCTGGAGAAACAACAGCTTTTATTGGAAGTACCGGTAGTGGTAAATCTAGTTTGATCCAACTGATTCCACGTTTTTATGATGTTACGAAAGGACGCATATTGGTAGATGGAGTAGACGTTAGAGATTATAAATTAAGTGCCTTACGTCAAAAAATCGGCTATATTCCTCAAAAAGCCTTGTTATTTACTGGAACGATTTCTGATAATATGCGTTATGGAAAATGGAATGCAAATAAAAAAGAAGTGGAAGAAGCTTCGGATATTTCACAGTCAAAAGACTTTATTTTAAAGAAACCTGACCAGTTTGATGAATTTTTATCTGAAGGTGGAAGCAATATGTCTGGTGGACAAAAGCAAAGATTATCAATAGCACGAGCTATTATAAAAAAACCGGATATCTATGTTTTTGATGATAGTTTTTCTGCATTAGATTACCAAACAGATGCAAAATTAAGAGCGCGTTTAAAATTAGAAACTAAAAACGCTGCTGTTTTGATTGTTGCTCAACGTGTAGGTACGATCATGCATGCAGATAATATTATTGTTTTAAATAAAGGTGTGGTTGTCGCTCAAGGAACACATGAAGAGCTTTTGAAGAAATCTGATGTCTATTATGATATTGCTTCATCACAATTGTCGAAGGAGGAATTAGCATGAGTCGTATGAAGGATTCTATTCGTCGAATTTGGCAGTACATTAAACCTTACAAAGTAGGATTTTTCTCTGCTATAGCACTAACAATTGTCTGTATGATTGTCAATGCCCTACAGCCCTTCATTATTGGATTAGCGATGACAGAATTAGGAAAGAACGTTGCAGACATGTTAAATGGTACTCCTGGTGCAACAGTTAATTTTCCTTACATTTTCAATATTGTCGTTATTATTTTAGGGATAGCAGCAATTTACCAAGTTACATTGTATTTATCTTCATATATTATGACAAATGTTGTTCAAAATACGATGCGAGATTTAAGAAATGAAATTGAACAAAAAATCAATCGCCTTCCAGTATCGTATTTTGACCGAAATCAACAAGGAAATATACTCAGTCGTGTAACGAATGATGTGGATTCTATCAGTAATGCCATGCAGCAAAGTCTGATTCAAATGGTCAATTCGTTTATGGGAATCTTATTTGCCATCGCTATGATGCTTTATATTTCTATACCATTAGCTTTAGTGATTATGGCCACTATCCCGCTTTCTTTTATCATTTCCAAAGCAGTGATCAAAAAATCTCAGCCTTATTTTAAAGGTCAACAAGAATCTTTAGGAGCTATGAATGGACATGTTCAAGAAAGCTTTAGTGGATTTACTGAAATCAAATTGTATGGGAAAGAAAAAGATAAACTAGAAGAGTTTAAAGAAATCAATGCGACGTTAAATAAAAATGGATTTAGAGCAGCCTTTATTTCGGGGATCATGAGCCCATTAGTAGGATTTGTTTCCAATATTGCTTATTTTGGGATAGCTTTAGGAGGAGGGTACTTAGTCATTATAGGTACGCTATCTCTAGGTAATCTGCAAGCTTTTACTCAATACATTTGGCAAGTTAATCAGCCGATTTCTCAAATTACACAACTTTCAGGTGTCATACAAAGTGCAGCAGCGGCCATTAACCGTGTTTTTGAGATTTTAGATGAACCAGAAGAAGTGATCAATGAAACTGAACATCCGCTACCGGCTGTAGTAGAAGGAAATGTTGACTTTGAACATGTAGCGTTTGGTTATGCTAAAGATAAAACATTGATCAGTGATTTGAATGTGTCTGTAAAAAAAGGACAGACTGTAGCTGTTGTCGGACCAACAGGAGCAGGGAAAACAACATTGATCAATTTATTGATGCGTTTTTATGATGTAGATAAAGGAGCCATTAAAATTGATGGTATCGATACAAAATCTATGTCCAGACAAGATGTTCGTTCTTTATTTGGAATGGTTTTGCAAGATGCTTGGGTTTATAGTGGAACGATTGCTGAAAATATTCGTTTTGGTAAGTTAGATGCAACGGATGAAGAAGTTGTGGAAGCAGCAAAAACAGCAAATGTGGATCATTTTATACGAACTTTACCTGATGGATACAACATGAAACTAAACAAAGAAACGTCTAATGTATCTTTAGGTCAGAAGCAACTTTTAACCATTGCACGGGCTGTAATTTCTGATCCGAAAATTTTGATTCTAGATGAAGCGACTAGTTCAGTAGATACACGTTTAGAAAGTTTGATTCAAAAAGCGATGAAAAAAGTGATGGAAGGCAGAACAAGTTTCGTCATTGCCCATCGCTTGTCCACAATCCGAGATTCTGATTTAATTTTAGTCATGGATCAAGGTGAAATCATTGAACAAGGAACGCATGAAGAACTGCTTGAAAAAGGAGCTTTTTATGCAAATCTATACAACAGCCAATTTAGTGAAGAAGAATAAAAATAATTTTAAAAAACGGTTCTTTATTTTCTGGAGTTGATAAGGAAATTTCCTTCGGATTATGGGATAGCTTGCGGAAAGCCGTGGGACCATTTTGAGCCGAAGAACGCGTCTCAAAACTTGCAAGCGTCAAACTTAACGTAGCGGCTAAAGCCGAACGCTAAGTAATTCTCAATGCATCCTTTTTCATGGCTGCAAGCTTCTCCTATTCCTCCGAAAATTTCTGGAATGTGTTAAAAGAAACTCAATTAATTACTGACCAACGTCAAATGTTGAAGAACCAAAAAAAACATAGAAGTCCAGCGTGAATGGACTTCTATGTTTTTTTGTTTTTCAGTCTAGTAGTCTAGAAGAATAAAGGGTACAATTGTCTTATAAGCAGCAATAGAAAGGAAGAACCTAAACATGCAAAAGAAAATGATTTTTTTTGATATCGATGGAACTTTAGTTAATGATCAAAAAAACATTCCAGAGAGTACTAAATTAGCGATTAAAGAATTGAAAAAAAACGGTCATGAAGTTGCCATTGCGACTGGAAGAAACCTTTTTATGGCTCAAAATATAGTCGATGAATTAGAAATGGATCATTATATTGTGTGTAATGGTGCAGCAGGATACTTACATAATAAACTTGTTTATGAAAATCCATTGGATCATTCTCAATTAGAAAAATTGATTAAAGTGGCTGATTTGAATAACCATGACATGATTTATGAAACACCAGAGACATTAAGAAGAAGAAATGAAGAAGCTGATGTTAGCATAACTACTGCTATGAAATCAGTTGGATACGGTGTTCCAAAGTATGATGCTGATTTTTATCTGCATAACTCATTGGTTCAATGTTTACTTTTTTATCGTGAAGATGAAAAGCAGTTTTATGAAAATGGTCAGTTTTCGAAATTCCGGTTTGTACGCTGGCATGATTCTGGAGTAGATGTATTGCCGCATGATGGTTCAAAAGCAAATACGGTCATTAGAGTTGCTTTAGAAAATGGCTTTAACATAGAAGATACCATTGCGTTTGGAGATGGCTTGAATGATTTAGAAATGATCGAAAAAGTTGGAACTGGAGTAGCAATGGGCAATGCTTTAGAAAGTGTAAAGTTGAGAGCCGATAAAGTAACAAAAAGTTGCAATGAAGATGGAATTTATATTGCTTTAAAAGAACTGGGTTTGATATAATAAGTAGGCAGTCAATAGATAAATTTCGATTTATTTATATTGGGGGTATGGCTCAGTTATTTATTTGCTGAAGCATTCTACTCTGGGGTCTTGGTATAATGGGATTACGATTGGCTGGCAGCCAGTTAATACCGGTTCAATTCCCGTAGACTCCATACTTAAATTTAATAGTTGTTTGTGAAAGCATTGATATAATAGGTTTATATCAATGCTTTTTGCTTGTGATGCTTTTCAGGTTGGAGTTTAGGACTCTCTTAATAGATAAATTTGCTTTAATGATCAAATGAATCTTGAATTAGAATTCATTTGATTGATAAAACTATTTATTAGTCAAATTGAGCGATTTATTATTTTTAATTGTAAATATGTAGAATAAATGATGGAATTTTGAATGGTTCGTTAGATTAGGTTAAAAATCTGTACATTTTTTCACAGAATTGCATTTTATTGGAAAGTAAACCTTGATTCTTAATTTAAACGTGTTAAAATTGGACTGGCGTTTATTTTATGAAATTAATTTAGGAGGATTTTTAAAATGACAGATGGAAAAACTAAAGTTAGTACAGCTTCACTAAAAGTAATGGCTGGATGGGGAATAGATACAATTTATGGAATCCCTTCAGGAACTTTGGCTCCTTTAATGGAAGCTTTAGGCGAACAAGAAGAAACAGATATTAAATTTCTTCAAGTAAAACATGAAGAAGTTGGAGCAATGGCAGCCGTAATGCAATGGAAATTCGGTGGAAAATTAGGTGTGTGTGTTGGATCAGGTGGTCCTGGTGCATCTCACTTAATCAACGGTCTTTACGATGCAGCTATGGATAACACACCAGTTTTAGCTATCTTAGGATCTCGTCCTCAAAGAGAATTAAACATGGATGCATTCCAAGAATTGAACCAAAACCCAATGTTTGATCATATCGCAGTATACAACCGTCGTGTAGCTACCGCTGAACAATTGCCAAAATTGATCGACGATGCAATTCGTACGGCTATCGCTAAACGTGGAGTGGCTGTATTAGAAGTACCTGGTGATTTTGGTTACCATGAAATCGCTAATGACGCATTCTACTCTTCAGGTCACAGCTTCCGTGATTACGTTTCTTCTGCAATCAACGAAGCAGATATTGACGCAGCTGTTGAAGTATTGAACAAATCTAAACGTGCTGTTATTTATGCAGGTGTCGGAACTATGGGACACGGTCCAGCGGTTCAAGAATTATCTCGTAAACTTAAAGCTCCAGTTATTACAACTGGTAAAAACTTTGAAACTTTTGACTATGACTTTGAAGGATTGACTGGTTCAACATACCGTGTTGGTTGGAAACCAGCTAACGAAGCTGTTAAAGAAGCAGATACAGTTCTTTTCGTTGGTTCAAACTTCCCATTTGCTGAAGTAGAAAAAACTTTCGCAAACGTTGAAAACTTCATCCAAATCGACAACAACCCAGCAATGCTTGGCAAACGTCACAATGCAGATGTTGCTATTCTTGGAGATGCTGGTGCAGCAGTTCATTCATTACTTGAAAAAGTAGCACCTGTTGAAGAATCAGCTTGGTGGACTGCTAACTTGAAAAACATTCAAAACTGGCGTGACTACATGACTAAGTTGGAAACAAAAGAAAATGGTCCGTTACAACTTTATCAAGTATACAATGCTATCAACAAATACGCTGACGAAGATGCAATCTACTCAATTGACGTTGGGAACTCAACTCAAACATCTATCCGTCACTTACACATGACTCCTAAAAACATGTGGAGAACTTCTCCATTGTTTGCTTCTATGGGTATTGCACTTCCAGGTGGTATTGCGGCTAAGAACGTATATCCTGATCGTCAAGCATTTAATTTAATGGGTGACGGTGCGTTCTCTATGAACTATCAAGACGTTGTTACTAACGTACGTTACGAAATGCCTGTTATCAACGTAGTATTCACTAACACTGAGTATGGTTTCATCAAGAACAAATACGAAGATACAAATACAAATACTTTCGGTACTGAATTTACTGATGTAGACTACGCTAAAATTGGTGAGGCACAAGGTGCTGTTGGTTTCACAGTAAGCCGTATCGAAGACATGGATCAAGTAATGGCTGATGCTGTTAAAGCTAACAAAGAAGGCAAAACAGTTGTAATCGATGCTAAGATTACAAAAGATCGTCCAATTCCAGTAGAAACATTGAAATTAGACGCTACATTGTACAGCGCAGAAGAAATCAAAGCTTACAAAGAAAAATATGAAGCTGAAGAATTAGTACCATTTAGCGAGTACTTAAAAGCTGAAGGTCTAGAATCTAAAGTAGCTAAATAATTTTCTAATATATAACTTAATATTTAATAGAAAGTTGAGTCACCATGTTAAAGTTGGTGACTCAACTTTTTTTGTTAGGTAGATGTATAAAGAAGTTAGTACAGGATCAGGATGCTGTTAAGCAAGTTGCACAAAAAGGCTATAAAATAATCAAAGTGGGACAGAGAATTCTAGTTTAGGTCAACTAGTCTTATATCAAAAGTGTGGGTTTAGAATTACAGGAGTAGATAGTGATTTTTTTATTAAACACTACCCGGATGAGATTATTGAGAATGGGATTTAATGTAGAGATATGGTGCGACTAACACAGTATTTATAGAAAAAAATAAATAATCATATATTCTTAGTATTATTATAGTAAAATAGAAGCAACATACCTAAAAGGAGAGCGCGAAAGTGGATTTTAAAAGATTAATTCTAACTTCAAAGAATGAATTCTATAGATTTTCGAAAAACTACAACGACCTTGCGTATGTGTTATTAACTGATAATTTTAAAAAAGCTCCTAATAGTTTTGGTAAAAATCTCTATGATGATTTTATGTCTAGTGAAAATTAGCTTACTGTTCAGTATGCTGCTAGGAAAGAATTAGATAAAACTGAACGGCAAGAGATGCTATCTTTTGTTGATGGGTTATTGAGGTTTAAACCTAGTATCGATTATAAAGTAATATTAATTTAAATGCGGGCATAGAATTGGAATAAACTGAGAAAAGTTATCGTAGTAATAAATCTATGTTTTGAGA from the Carnobacterium inhibens subsp. inhibens DSM 13024 genome contains:
- a CDS encoding ABC transporter ATP-binding protein, which produces MNLMWRYTMKYKKLVFLNFLCVFGFILIELGLPTLLAQLINKGLMFNDFDVVTYYGKWMLVISVIGLFGLIGLAYTVSKITTRIVQDIRNDIFEKVQSFSHKEYNEFGVSSLVTRTTNDAFQIMVFLQMVLRIGMMTPLMFISSFVMIVRTSPSLSYIVLIAVPFLLGSVYFIGKYSGPLSNKQQTNLDDINLNLRENLTGLRVIRAFVKEKFQENRFYEVNENYMTVSKKLFKLMALAMPIFSIVFNCIFAIVIWLGAIEINAGDLQVGSLVAFIEYIFHALFSFMMFANIFTMYPRAAVSARRIQEIFDTKPSITENENGITETKTHGYLAFENVTFAYPGNTEEPVIENISFTVRPGETTAFIGSTGSGKSSLIQLIPRFYDVTKGRILVDGVDVRDYKLSALRQKIGYIPQKALLFTGTISDNMRYGKWNANKKEVEEASDISQSKDFILKKPDQFDEFLSEGGSNMSGGQKQRLSIARAIIKKPDIYVFDDSFSALDYQTDAKLRARLKLETKNAAVLIVAQRVGTIMHADNIIVLNKGVVVAQGTHEELLKKSDVYYDIASSQLSKEELA
- a CDS encoding ABC transporter ATP-binding protein: MSRMKDSIRRIWQYIKPYKVGFFSAIALTIVCMIVNALQPFIIGLAMTELGKNVADMLNGTPGATVNFPYIFNIVVIILGIAAIYQVTLYLSSYIMTNVVQNTMRDLRNEIEQKINRLPVSYFDRNQQGNILSRVTNDVDSISNAMQQSLIQMVNSFMGILFAIAMMLYISIPLALVIMATIPLSFIISKAVIKKSQPYFKGQQESLGAMNGHVQESFSGFTEIKLYGKEKDKLEEFKEINATLNKNGFRAAFISGIMSPLVGFVSNIAYFGIALGGGYLVIIGTLSLGNLQAFTQYIWQVNQPISQITQLSGVIQSAAAAINRVFEILDEPEEVINETEHPLPAVVEGNVDFEHVAFGYAKDKTLISDLNVSVKKGQTVAVVGPTGAGKTTLINLLMRFYDVDKGAIKIDGIDTKSMSRQDVRSLFGMVLQDAWVYSGTIAENIRFGKLDATDEEVVEAAKTANVDHFIRTLPDGYNMKLNKETSNVSLGQKQLLTIARAVISDPKILILDEATSSVDTRLESLIQKAMKKVMEGRTSFVIAHRLSTIRDSDLILVMDQGEIIEQGTHEELLEKGAFYANLYNSQFSEEE
- a CDS encoding Cof-type HAD-IIB family hydrolase, producing MQKKMIFFDIDGTLVNDQKNIPESTKLAIKELKKNGHEVAIATGRNLFMAQNIVDELEMDHYIVCNGAAGYLHNKLVYENPLDHSQLEKLIKVADLNNHDMIYETPETLRRRNEEADVSITTAMKSVGYGVPKYDADFYLHNSLVQCLLFYREDEKQFYENGQFSKFRFVRWHDSGVDVLPHDGSKANTVIRVALENGFNIEDTIAFGDGLNDLEMIEKVGTGVAMGNALESVKLRADKVTKSCNEDGIYIALKELGLI
- the spxB gene encoding pyruvate oxidase is translated as MTDGKTKVSTASLKVMAGWGIDTIYGIPSGTLAPLMEALGEQEETDIKFLQVKHEEVGAMAAVMQWKFGGKLGVCVGSGGPGASHLINGLYDAAMDNTPVLAILGSRPQRELNMDAFQELNQNPMFDHIAVYNRRVATAEQLPKLIDDAIRTAIAKRGVAVLEVPGDFGYHEIANDAFYSSGHSFRDYVSSAINEADIDAAVEVLNKSKRAVIYAGVGTMGHGPAVQELSRKLKAPVITTGKNFETFDYDFEGLTGSTYRVGWKPANEAVKEADTVLFVGSNFPFAEVEKTFANVENFIQIDNNPAMLGKRHNADVAILGDAGAAVHSLLEKVAPVEESAWWTANLKNIQNWRDYMTKLETKENGPLQLYQVYNAINKYADEDAIYSIDVGNSTQTSIRHLHMTPKNMWRTSPLFASMGIALPGGIAAKNVYPDRQAFNLMGDGAFSMNYQDVVTNVRYEMPVINVVFTNTEYGFIKNKYEDTNTNTFGTEFTDVDYAKIGEAQGAVGFTVSRIEDMDQVMADAVKANKEGKTVVIDAKITKDRPIPVETLKLDATLYSAEEIKAYKEKYEAEELVPFSEYLKAEGLESKVAK